From the genome of Eublepharis macularius isolate TG4126 chromosome 12, MPM_Emac_v1.0, whole genome shotgun sequence, one region includes:
- the LOC129339888 gene encoding olfactory receptor 6X1-like gives MSFDLYLAICKPLQYPMIMTKNVCIQLSLATWYVSFILVFIQCFVFWQMPFCGPNVVDTFFCDSAAMFGLVCSDTHLNEFVGFLFAVLMIVVTLILTIVSYACIISTVMHIPSTVGRKKAFSTCTSHLIVVCILYGALIAMYVRPTVHSTSHITRVLAVLNTAFIPMLNPFIYTIRNAEVKNAVQNMIHKKRQLLNNDFLNVLKR, from the coding sequence ATGTCATTTGACCTTTATTTGGCCATCTGCAAGCCACTTCAATATCCAATGATTATGACTAAGAATGTCTGCATTCAGTTGTCCTTAGCCACTTGGTATGTGTCATTCATACTTGTGTTTattcagtgttttgttttttggcagATGCCCTTCTGTGGACCCAATGTTGTTGATACTTTTTTCTGTGATTCTGCTGCCATGTTTGGTCTTGTATGTAGTGATACTCACTTGAATGAGTTTGTGGGATTTCTGTTTGCTGTCTTAATGATAGTTGTGACTTTGATCTTAACTATAGTATCATACGCTTGTATCATCTCCACTGTAATGCACATCCCTTCAACTGTTGGACGCAAAAAGGCTTTTTCTACCTGCACATCTCACCTGATCGTGGTGTGTATATTGTATGGGGCATTGATTGCCATGTATGTGAGGCCTACTGTGCATTCGACTTCTCACATAACCAGAGTACTAGCCGTCTTGAACACTGCCTTTATTCCAATGCTGAATCCTTTCATATACACAATAAGGAATGCAGAAGTCAAAAATGCTGTTCAGAATATGATACATAAGAAGAGAcagttgctgaacaatgattttttaaatgttttaaaaaggtgA
- the LOC129339889 gene encoding olfactory receptor 6X1-like, whose amino-acid sequence MNASTVSEFILVGIPFLYDLHKIFFVIGLFMYIIAILGNGFILVIVAIEPKLQTPMYIFLSNLAFLEICYTTTVVPKLLQTLIKTRTTICFHCCMAQNFFHFTFGGTELLILTVMSFDRYLAICKPLQYPMIMTRNVCFQLSLATWYLSLIVIFFQCLLVWRMPFCASNVVDHFFCDAAPMFSLACTDTYLSELLGLLSALLIVILTLMFTTVSYICIISTIMRIPSAKGRKKAFSTCTSHLIVVSILYGALMAMYVRPNLQSSSRFTRVLAVLNTVLTPMLNPFIYTIRNTEVKVAVRNAIHKRRQLLNEDFFK is encoded by the coding sequence ATGAATGCATCAACCGTAAGTGAATTTATTCTGGTAGGGATTCCTTTTCTCTATGATCTGCACAAAATTTTCTTTGTTATAGGTTTATTCATGTACATCATAGCCATCCTGGGGAACGGATTCATTCTAGTCATTGTAGCAATCGAGCCAAAGCTTCAGACTCCCATGTACATCTTCCTGAGCAACCTGGCTTTTCTGGAGATTTGCTACACCACAACTGTGGTGCCCAAGCTTCTACAAACACTTATAAAAACACGAACCACGATTTGTTTCCATTGTTGTATGGCTCAAAACTTCTTTCATTTCACATTTGGAGGTACAGAGCTTTTAATCCTTACTGTGATGTCCTTTGACCGCTATTTGGCCATATGTAAACCACTCCAATACCCAATGATTATGACCAGGAATGTTTGCTTTCAGTTGTCCTTGGCCACTTGGTATTTGTCGTTGATCGTCATATTTTTTCAGTGTCTCCTTGTATGGAGGATGCCTTTTTGCGCTTCCAATGTTGTTGATCATTTCTTCTGTGATGCTGCTCCCATGTTTAGCCTTGCATGTACTGATACGTACCTCAGTGAGCTTCTGGGATTGCTCAGTGCTCTCTTAATTGTTATTTTGACCTTGATGTTCACCACAGTGTCATATATCTGCATTATTTCCACCATAATGCGCATTCCTTCAGCCAAGGGACGCAAGAAAGCCTTCTCCACCTGTACATCTCACCTCATTGTGGTGTCTATATTGTATGGAGCACTGATGGCCATGTATGTGAGGCCCAACCTGCAATCCTCATCTCGCTTCACCAGGGTACTAGCAGTACTGAATACTGTCCTTACACCAATGTTGAACCCTTTCATTTATACAATAAGGAATACAGAAGTGAAGGTAGCTGTCCGGAATGCAATCCATAAGAGAAGACAGTTGCTgaatgaagatttttttaaatga